From the Theobroma cacao cultivar B97-61/B2 chromosome 2, Criollo_cocoa_genome_V2, whole genome shotgun sequence genome, one window contains:
- the LOC18607891 gene encoding alkane hydroxylase MAH1 isoform X2 has product MGVFVYLVCLILAIPFLRFLHRFVDSNGLPRNWPFVGMTPTILLNFHRIVDKVSEIVTKSNGTILYRGIWFTNSSFLATADPQNVRYLMNTNYRAYVKGSEWRKQFDVFGEALFNSDGEEWKRQRRIFHAFLNHPQFLQSLARVLRQRLEQGLIKVLEHVSKQELVVDLQDLLVRYASDIGWILATGSNPQFLSIEFPENRFHKAMSDVLEAAFYRCIMPDSLWKLQSWLQVGLEKKRSHAWKYFDDILAEHISIQREKSNKAITWSGDEENFNFLNCYLTGHKVTGPTPSDSLIRDNVIHFLFAANDTYSTTLTWFFYLLSKNPTVVAKIREELKRNLSWKKVGELQLPTSFDELNKLPYLQAALCETLRLYPPNPFEFRTSTRRDILPSGHRVNPQMVIILAVHAMGRMASLWGEDCHEFKPERWITVEGKLKREPPSKFFAFLSGPRICPGKELSFFLMKATASPIIHNYDVHVIEGQNVTPKNSAFLHMKHGLMVRIKNRWK; this is encoded by the coding sequence ATGGGTGTGTTTGTTTATCTTGTATGCTTGATCTTGGCTATTCCTTTTCTTCGTTTTCTCCATCGCTTCGTAGATAGCAATGGCCTCCCCCGAAACTGGCCATTTGTTGGGATGACCCCAACAATCCTTCTCAACTTCCATAGGATTGTTGACAAAGTTTCCGAAATAGTGACTAAAAGCAATGGCACCATCCTATATAGAGGAATCTGGTTCACTAACTCAAGTTTCTTGGCCACAGCCGATCCTCAGAATGTGCGTTATCTAATGAACACAAACTATAGAGCATATGTAAAAGGGTCCGAATGGAGGAAGCAGTTTGATGTATTCGGGGAAGCGCTTTTCAATTCCGATGGTGAGGAGTGGAAACGTCAAAGGAGaatttttcatgctttcttgaaTCATCCACAATTTCTGCAATCACTTGCAAGGGTCCTCCGGCAGCGTCTAGAGCAAGGGCTTATTAAAGTACTGGAGCATGTTTCTAAACAAGAGCTAGTAGTCGACTTGCAAGATTTGCTTGTAAGGTACGCATCTGATATTGGTTGGATACTGGCAACCGGTTCTAACCCTCAATTTCTCTCCATTGAATTTCCAGAAAATCGATTCCACAAAGCCATGAGTGATGTTTTGGAGGCAGCATTTTACCGATGTATCATGCCTGACAGCTTGTGGAAGCTGCAGAGTTGGCTTCAGGTTGGATTAGAGAAGAAACGAAGCCATGCCTGGAAATATTTTGACGATATTTTAGCAGAACATATATCGATTCAACGTGAAAAATCCAACAAAGCAATCACATGGAGTGGAGATGAagagaatttcaattttttaaactgTTACTTAACAGGACATAAGGTGACTGGACCAACACCTAGTGATAGTCTTATCAGGGACAATGTTATACATTTTTTGTTTGCCGCTAACGACACTTACAGTACAACTCTCACGTGGTTCTTCTATCTCCTGTCCAAGAATCCTACGGTTGTAGCTAAAATAAGAGAGGAACTGAAAAGAAACTTGTCATGGAAAAAAGTAGGGGAATTGCAGCTACCAACGTCCTTCGATGAGTTGAATAAGCTACCGTATCTCCAAGCTGCTTTATGTGAAACATTGAGGCTATACCCACCTAATCCTTTCGAATTTAGAACATCTACTCGGCGAGACATTCTTCCAAGCGGCCATCGGGTCAATCCACAAATGGTAATTATATTAGCCGTACATGCGATGGGAAGGATGGCATCGTTGTGGGGAGAAGACTGCCATGAATTCAAGCCCGAGAGGTGGATCACTGTGGAAGGAAAGCTCAAACGTGAGCCGCCGAGTAAATTCTTTGCTTTCCTTTCAGGACCCAGAATTTGTCCAGGAAAAGAGTTGTCCTTTTTCCTAATGAAGGCTACAGCATCACCTATAATCCACAACTATGATGTTCACGTCATTGAAGGCCAGAACGTGACGCCAAAAAATAGTGCTTTCCTTCACATGAAGCATGGCTTAATGGTTAGAATTAAGAATAGATGGAAATGA
- the LOC18607891 gene encoding alkane hydroxylase MAH1 isoform X1 — protein MGVFVYLVCLILAIPFLRFLHRFVDSNGLPRNWPFVGMTPTILLNFHRIVDKVSEIVTKSNGTILYRGIWFTNSSFLATADPQNVRYLMNTNYRAYVKGSEWRKQFDVFGEALFNSDGEEWKRQRRIFHAFLNHPQFLQSLARVLRQRLEQGLIKVLEHVSKQELVVDLQDLLVRYASDIGWILATGSNPQFLSIEFPENRFHKAMSDVLEAAFYRCIMPDSLWKLQSWLQVGLEKKRSHAWKYFDDILAEHISIQREKSNKAMASNTDEGDNFNFLKCYLTGHKVTGPTPRDSLIRDNVIHFLFASDDTYSLVLTWFFYLLAKNPMAENKIREEVKKNLSMKEAGGLQIPSCFNELNKLTYLHAAFCETLRLCPPIPFEFRTCAQQDILPSGHRVDRNMRIIIGIHAMGRMEFLWGEDCHEFKPERWITEEGKLKREAPSKFSAFLAGPRICPGKELSFFLMKATATAVLHNYKVHVTECQNIAPKNSAFYQMKNGLMVRIKNRWN, from the exons ATGGGTGTGTTTGTTTATCTTGTATGCTTGATCTTGGCTATTCCTTTTCTTCGTTTTCTCCATCGCTTCGTAGATAGCAATGGCCTCCCCCGAAACTGGCCATTTGTTGGGATGACCCCAACAATCCTTCTCAACTTCCATAGGATTGTTGACAAAGTTTCCGAAATAGTGACTAAAAGCAATGGCACCATCCTATATAGAGGAATCTGGTTCACTAACTCAAGTTTCTTGGCCACAGCCGATCCTCAGAATGTGCGTTATCTAATGAACACAAACTATAGAGCATATGTAAAAGGGTCCGAATGGAGGAAGCAGTTTGATGTATTCGGGGAAGCGCTTTTCAATTCCGATGGTGAGGAGTGGAAACGTCAAAGGAGaatttttcatgctttcttgaaTCATCCACAATTTCTGCAATCACTTGCAAGGGTCCTCCGGCAGCGTCTAGAGCAAGGGCTTATTAAAGTACTGGAGCATGTTTCTAAACAAGAGCTAGTAGTCGACTTGCAAGATTTGCTTGTAAGGTACGCATCTGATATTGGTTGGATACTGGCAACCGGTTCTAACCCTCAATTTCTCTCCATTGAATTTCCAGAAAATCGATTCCACAAAGCCATGAGTGATGTTTTGGAGGCAGCATTTTACCGATGTATCATGCCTGACAGCTTGTGGAAGCTGCAGAGTTGGCTTCAGGTTGGATTAGAGAAGAAACGAAGCCATGCCTGGAAATATTTTGACGATATTTTAGCAGAAC ATATATCAATTCAACGTGAAAAATCCAACAAAGCAATGGCATCAAACACAGATGAAGGggataatttcaattttttgaagTGTTACTTGACAGGACATAAGGTGACAGGCCCAACACCCAGAGATAGTCTTATAAGGGACAACGTTATACATTTTTTGTTTGCCAGTGACGACACTTACAGTTTAGTTCTGACTTGGTTCTTCTATCTCCTCGCCAAGAATCCCATGgctgaaaacaaaataagagaAGAAGTGAAGAAAAACTTATCAATGAAAGAAGCAGGGGGATTGCAAATTCCATCTTGCTTCAACGAGCTGAATAAGCTAACATATCTCCATGCAGCTTTTTGCGAAACGCTAAGGCTATGTCCACCTATTCCTTTCGAATTCAGGACATGCGCTCAGCAAGACATTCTTCCAAGTGGGCATCGTGTCGATAGAAATATGAGAATCATAATAGGAATACATGCAATGGGCAGGATGGAATTTTTATGGGGAGAAGATTGCCATGAATTCAAGCCAGAGAGGTGGATCACGGAGGAAGGAAAGCTTAAGCGTGAGGCACCCAGTAAATTCTCCGCCTTCCTTGCAGGACCAAGGATTTGTCCAGGAAAAGAGTTGTCGTTTTTCCTGATGAAGGCTACAGCAACAGCAGTACTCCACAACTACAAGGTGCATGTGACTGAATGCCAAAACATTGCTCCAAAAAACAGTGCGTTTTATCAAATGAAGAATGGCTTAATGGTTAGGATTAAGAACAGGTGGAATTGA
- the LOC18607894 gene encoding uncharacterized protein LOC18607894 has product MGRFTFAQGLVLVLIAASMLGVSLANKDWGYGFNHSAWGSHHPHNHTNGPKKIIVGGSQNWQFGVNYTDWSLKNAPFYFNDTLVFKYDPPSNTTFPHSVYLLPNLRSFLNCDLRKAKMIANPTQGGGNGFEFVLKRWRPYYFACGERNGFHCKDGLMKFAVVPLLRWYY; this is encoded by the exons ATGGGTAGATTTACATTTGCTCAAGGACTTGTTCTAGTGCTGATTGCTGCTTCCATGTTGGGAGTAAGCTTGGCCAACAAGGACTGGGGCTATGGCTTTAACCATTCCGCCTGGGGCTCCCATCATCCCCACAATCATACCAATGGCCCCAAGAAGATCATTGTTGGTGGATCACAGAATTGGCAATTTGGTGTCAACTACACCGATTGGTCTCTCAAAAACGCTCCCTTCTACTTCAATGATACTCTAG TGTTCAAATATGATCCACCAAGCAACACCACGTTTCCTCACAGTGTCTACTTGCTCCCCAACCTGCGCAGCTTCCTCAACTGTGACTTAAGAAAAGCTAAGATGATTGCAAACCCAACTCAGGGAGGTGGAAATGGGTTTGAGTTCGTGTTGAAGAGGTGGAGACCTTATTACTTTGCTTGTGGTGAACGTAATGGCTTCCATTGCAAGGATGGCCTTATGAAATTCGCTGTGGTTCCGCTGCTCCGTTGGTACTACTGA
- the LOC18607895 gene encoding uncharacterized protein LOC18607895 — protein MGFTHAHGLILVLIAASMLGGSMGSKDWGHSSNYTGWGWGWGSHNNQTLNQTEGPNKIIVGGSENWHYGFNYSEWAFQNAPFYFNDTLVFKYDPPSNNTFPHSVYLFHDFWSYLNCDLNRAKMIASPTQGGGDGFEFVLKRWRSHYFACGERNGVHCKAGGMRFMVVPLLRWHN, from the exons ATGGGTTTTACACATGCACATGGACTCATCCTAGTTCTGATAGCTGCTTCCATGTTGGGAGGGAGCATGGGCAGTAAGGACTGGGGCCATAGCTCTAACTACACTGGTTGGGGCTGGGGCTGGGGCTCCCATAATAATCAAACCCTGAATCAAACAGAAGGCCCCAACAAAATCATTGTAGGTGGTTCAGAGAACTGGCACTACGGCTTCAACTACTCCGAATGGGCATTCCAGAATGCACCCTTTTACTTCAATGATACTCTAG TGTTCAAGTACGACCCACCAAGCAACAACACATTCCCTCACAGCGTCTACTTATTTCATGACTTTTGGAGCTACCTGAATTGCGACTTGAATAGAGCAAAGATGATTGCAAGCCCAACGCAAGGAGGCGGGGATGGGTTCGAGTTTGTGCTTAAGAGGTGGAGATCCCATTACTTCGCTTGCGGTGAACGTAATGGCGTCCATTGTAAGGCGGGCGGCATGAGGTTCATGGTGGTACCACTACTCCGTTGGCACAACTAA
- the LOC18607896 gene encoding alkane hydroxylase MAH1 — protein sequence MELLASLNPTKMAVSGYVVYIAFTLILLRFLLRFLDNNGLPRSWPLIGMLPTMLLHFHRIHKKIPEVLEKSKGTFMYKGIWFTNTSFLGTSDPENVRYVLSTNSSIYLKGSEWMKQFDIFGEALFNSDGEAWKKQRKIFHAFLNHPQFHKSMAKLIPDRIEQGLIKVLEHVSKGDLVVDLQDLLARHAFDIACMMATGCNPQLLSLEYPENRFHDAMSDAWETAFYRYVMPDKLWKLLSWLQIGKEKRRSRAWKALDDLLAEYISLQREKSNKSMASNDDEVNFNFLKCYLTGNEVTGPTPRDSLIRDNLIHIMFATDDTNSTVLSWFFYHLSKNPTVETKIREELEKNLSTQKVGECQLPSSLNELNKLAYLHAALYETLRLCPPVPFEFRTATQKNTLPTGHFVDKNTRVVMAIHAMGRMASLWGKDCNEFKPERWITEEGKIKRELPSKFLAFNAGPRICLGKNLAFIIMKATAAAIIHNYNVHVIAGQNVTPKHSIILHMKHGLMVRVKNRWA from the coding sequence ATGGAACTTCTAGCCTCGCTAAACCCAACCAAGATGGCGGTGTCCGGCTATGTTGTATACATTGCCTTCACGCTCATTTTACTTCGTTTTCTACTTCGTTTCCTTGATAACAATGGTCTACCCCGGAGCTGGCCACTTATTGGCATGCTTCCCACAATGCTTCTCCACTTTCATCggatacataaaaaaattcctGAAGTCCTGGAAAAAAGCAAGGGCACTTTTATGTACAAAGGAATCTGGTTTACCAATACAAGTTTCCTTGGTACAAGTGATCCTGAGAATGTGCGTTACGTACTGAGCACAAACAGTTCAATATATCTGAAAGGATCCGAATGGATGAAGCAATTTGATATTTTCGGAGAAGCGCTTTTCAATTCCGATGGTGAGGCATggaaaaaacaaaggaaaattttcCATGCCTTCTTGAACCACCCACAGTTCCACAAATCAATGGCAAAGCTCATTCCGGATCGTATAGAGCAAGGGCTTATTAAAGTACTAGAGCATGTTTCTAAAGGAGACCTGGTGGTGGATTTGCAAGATTTGTTAGCGAGGCATGCGTTTGATATCGCTTGCATGATGGCTACCGGCTGTAACCCTCAGTTGCTGTCCCTTGAATATCCTGAAAACCGATTCCACGATGCCATGAGTGATGCTTGGGAGACTGCGTTTTATCGGTATGTCATGCCTGACAAACTGTGGAAGCTGCTAAGTTGGCTTCAGATTGGAAAAGAGAAGAGACGAAGCCGTGCTTGGAAAGCTCTGGACGATCTCCTAGCAGAATATATATCGCTTCAACGCGAAAAATCCAACAAATCAATGGCATCGAACGATGATGAAgtgaatttcaattttttaaagtgTTACTTGACAGGAAATGAGGTGACAGGACCAACACCGCGTGATAGCCTTATAAGGGACAACCTTATACATATCATGTTCGCCACCGATGACACCAACAGTACAGTTCTCTCTTGGTTCTTCTATCACCTCTCCAAGAACCCTACGGTTGAGACTAAAATCAGAGAAGAATTGGAGAAAAACTTGTCAACCCAAAAAGTGGGGGAATGTCAACTACCATCGTCCTTAAACGAGTTGAATAAGCTGGCGTATCTCCACGCGGCTTTATATGAAACACTAAGGTTATGTCCGCCAGTTCCTTTTGAATTTAGGACAGCTACTCAAAAGAACACTCTTCCAACTGGCCATTTCGTCGATAAAAACACAAGAGTCGTAATGGCCATACATGCAATGGGAAGGATGGCATCGTTATGGGGAAAGGATTGCAATGAATTCAAGCCCGAAAGGTGGATCACTGAGGAAGGAAAGATTAAACGTGAGCTGCCAAGCAAATTCTTAGCCTTCAATGCTGGACCAAGGATCTGTCTGGGGAAAAACTTGGCTTTCATTATAATGAAGGCTACGGCAGCGGCAATAATTCACAACTATAATGTCCATGTGATTGCAGGTCAGAACGTGACTCCAAAACACAGCATAATTCTTCATATGAAGCATGGCTTAATGGTTAGAGTTAAGAACAGGTGGGCGTGA